The following are encoded together in the Thermodesulfobium sp. 4217-1 genome:
- a CDS encoding prepilin-type N-terminal cleavage/methylation domain-containing protein: MRKKSGFTLIELMVTLTILVIITAGVTVLLINANNTLISSQNRNITSSAISTVQTLMSKDLALAGRGVNLDVGQSMANSTTFVPVQTAGGIIRFKTACVYYNSSNQYNTSYQIGTDPNNPVYDISCTVSDLAPRKEIEYSLENNSDGSKSLHRIVTFYQSDWATVVGNPIDNTVTPKNVNVISIAPTCYNYCSNSTCSSIVNPPNSVSCSINNTNPVDLSKNVQSIQISVTLEADTKVNASLRGSQTGAFQVTPIFLVRGN, from the coding sequence GTGAGAAAAAAATCTGGCTTCACTCTTATCGAGTTAATGGTAACACTGACTATACTTGTGATAATCACAGCGGGAGTTACAGTGCTTCTTATCAATGCAAACAACACGCTTATCTCATCCCAAAACAGAAACATTACGAGCTCTGCTATCTCTACAGTTCAAACTCTTATGTCAAAAGATCTTGCTCTGGCCGGCAGGGGTGTAAATCTGGACGTTGGTCAAAGTATGGCAAATTCTACTACTTTCGTGCCTGTCCAGACTGCTGGCGGGATAATCAGATTTAAGACTGCATGCGTTTATTATAATAGCTCAAATCAATACAATACTTCGTATCAGATTGGGACAGATCCAAACAACCCTGTGTATGACATTTCCTGTACTGTAAGCGATCTGGCGCCCAGGAAAGAGATAGAATATAGTTTAGAAAACAATTCAGATGGCTCAAAAAGCCTTCACAGAATCGTGACCTTTTATCAATCAGACTGGGCCACAGTGGTGGGAAACCCAATAGATAATACAGTGACACCGAAGAATGTAAACGTAATAAGCATCGCGCCTACCTGCTATAACTATTGTAGCAATTCGACGTGCTCTTCTATAGTGAATCCTCCAAATTCTGTTTCTTGTTCTATAAATAATACCAATCCAGTGGATCTGAGTAAAAACGTTCAAAGCATTCAGATATCGGTTACCTTGGAAGCAGATACCAAAGTTAATGCTTCACTAAGAGGGAGTCAAACAGGGGCATTTCAGGTTACTCCAATCTTTCTTGTAAGGGGGAATTAA
- a CDS encoding ROK family protein encodes MNSKLEFEYYIGIDIGGTRTRVARFSENLRLEEKSIIETPLYEKNPKELLEEISNKVQDLKKSNLKFAIGISAPGPCDTKMGIVKNPPNLPGWSEIRVSEFFKDKFDTHVCLENDANAAALAEYKIGSGKGYKNIVYFTLSTGIGGGIIINGKIYRGFEDSAGEFGHQIVLLNGPKCRCGSKGCLEAVSSGYAISRDALSKALVRKSGILYEIYKKNGTINAQDVFLASSQGDDISWKILNKAITYMGIGISNVITVLSPECVVLGGGLTNQEYIIDEIRNFATNHVKMAPINKIKIVKSSLGDDSSLYGSVLNIIKLQ; translated from the coding sequence ATGAATAGCAAACTTGAATTTGAATATTATATAGGCATCGATATCGGCGGCACGAGAACAAGAGTTGCCCGTTTTTCAGAGAATTTGAGACTAGAAGAGAAGTCGATCATAGAAACGCCTCTTTATGAAAAGAATCCTAAAGAATTGCTGGAAGAAATTTCCAATAAAGTACAGGATTTAAAAAAGTCTAACTTAAAGTTTGCAATTGGCATATCAGCTCCTGGTCCATGCGACACAAAGATGGGCATAGTAAAAAATCCACCAAATTTACCTGGTTGGAGTGAGATAAGAGTTAGTGAATTCTTTAAAGATAAATTTGACACCCATGTATGCCTGGAGAACGACGCAAATGCAGCCGCCCTTGCAGAATATAAAATTGGTTCAGGAAAAGGTTATAAAAACATAGTTTACTTTACGCTCTCCACAGGAATAGGCGGAGGGATAATCATAAATGGTAAGATTTATAGAGGTTTCGAGGATAGCGCAGGAGAATTTGGACACCAGATAGTCCTCTTAAATGGTCCAAAGTGCAGATGCGGGAGCAAAGGATGTCTGGAGGCAGTTTCTTCAGGCTATGCCATCTCAAGAGATGCTCTTTCGAAAGCCTTGGTTAGAAAATCTGGCATTCTTTACGAAATTTACAAAAAAAATGGCACGATAAATGCACAGGATGTTTTCTTGGCATCCAGCCAGGGCGATGACATTTCCTGGAAAATCCTAAATAAAGCCATTACATATATGGGCATTGGAATCAGTAACGTCATCACAGTGCTCTCCCCTGAATGCGTAGTTTTGGGCGGAGGCCTTACAAATCAAGAATATATCATAGATGAAATTAGAAATTTTGCGACAAACCACGTAAAAATGGCTCCGATAAATAAGATAAAGATAGTAAAAAGCTCCCTTGGCGATGATTCGTCTCTTTACGGCAGCGTGTTAAATATAATAAAATTACAATAA
- the rpiB gene encoding ribose 5-phosphate isomerase B, with product MKISIATDHGAFDLKNEIKSYFESIGHEVIDFGCFSDESVDYPPIIAKAASAVSTGRCERGIVLCGSGIGASIVANKINGIRCALVYAPELARLSREHNNANMIALGGRFTDFDAAKELVDIFLNTEFQGGRHLRRVEQIMELEKFL from the coding sequence ATGAAGATTTCAATTGCCACAGATCACGGAGCCTTTGATCTGAAGAATGAGATTAAAAGTTATTTTGAATCTATCGGACATGAGGTGATTGATTTTGGATGTTTTAGCGATGAGAGTGTGGATTATCCGCCAATCATAGCTAAGGCTGCAAGCGCGGTGTCTACCGGAAGGTGTGAGAGGGGGATAGTATTGTGCGGTTCTGGAATCGGCGCATCAATTGTCGCAAATAAGATAAATGGCATTAGGTGTGCTCTGGTTTATGCGCCAGAGCTTGCAAGGCTCTCAAGAGAGCACAACAACGCAAATATGATAGCCCTTGGCGGCAGGTTTACCGATTTCGATGCTGCAAAAGAGCTTGTAGATATATTCTTAAATACCGAGTTTCAAGGCGGCAGACATCTTAGAAGAGTAGAGCAGATTATGGAATTGGAAAAATTTTTATAA
- a CDS encoding phosphoglycerate kinase, whose translation MTGFDRASLLDYPIYGLQGKRVFVRADLNDPADSDGNLTGDMRLRAVAPTLAYLCAAKAKVILASHFGRPKNKESNFSLKGVRKKLSGMLNININFIAECAGGELENFISNDLKDGEILLMENLRFCPGETKNDMQYARYLASLSDIFVQEAFGACHREHASIASVPKLLPSFAGFLLEKEVTALSKILKSPERPFLLILGGKKVSDKIRLINNMIEKVDAICIGGGMAFAFLRANGYDVGKSFVEESIDDVARQILYKAGEMGKKIILPVDVMMTRDIISGSDCRLVDASRIPADWYGVDIGPKTLEIFKEEILKAKTILWNGPMGVFEIPEFSWGSRALALAVALSDATSVCGGGDTADVLRLTNMVNYFSHVSTGGGAALKFLEGEKLPGIDALPKIM comes from the coding sequence GTGACAGGGTTTGACAGGGCATCTTTGCTTGATTATCCAATATACGGACTTCAGGGAAAAAGAGTTTTTGTGAGAGCAGATCTAAACGATCCTGCCGACTCAGATGGTAACCTGACTGGAGATATGAGGCTGAGGGCAGTAGCACCCACACTGGCGTATCTATGCGCTGCAAAGGCGAAGGTGATTCTGGCCTCTCACTTTGGGAGACCAAAGAATAAAGAATCCAATTTTTCTTTAAAGGGAGTAAGAAAAAAGCTCTCTGGAATGCTGAACATTAATATAAACTTTATTGCTGAGTGTGCGGGGGGAGAGTTAGAGAACTTTATTTCAAATGACTTAAAAGATGGCGAGATTTTGCTAATGGAAAACCTTCGATTTTGTCCGGGCGAGACGAAAAACGATATGCAATATGCGAGATATCTGGCATCGCTATCTGATATATTTGTCCAGGAGGCTTTTGGTGCATGTCATAGGGAGCACGCTTCTATAGCATCTGTGCCAAAACTCTTGCCTTCTTTTGCAGGATTTTTACTTGAAAAGGAGGTTACTGCCTTGAGCAAGATTCTGAAAAGTCCAGAAAGACCATTCCTCCTGATTTTAGGGGGTAAAAAGGTTTCAGATAAGATAAGGCTTATCAATAATATGATCGAGAAGGTAGACGCTATTTGTATTGGCGGCGGAATGGCTTTTGCCTTTTTGAGAGCAAATGGATACGATGTGGGCAAATCCTTTGTAGAAGAATCGATTGATGACGTGGCGCGTCAAATACTTTATAAAGCTGGAGAGATGGGAAAGAAGATAATTTTGCCAGTAGATGTAATGATGACAAGGGATATAATTAGCGGCAGCGATTGTAGGCTTGTCGATGCTTCAAGAATACCTGCAGATTGGTATGGAGTGGACATTGGACCTAAAACTCTGGAAATTTTCAAAGAGGAGATATTGAAGGCAAAGACTATCTTGTGGAATGGCCCAATGGGAGTTTTTGAGATCCCTGAATTCTCGTGGGGTTCAAGGGCACTTGCTTTAGCGGTGGCGCTAAGCGATGCAACAAGCGTTTGTGGTGGCGGTGACACAGCAGACGTTTTGAGGTTAACGAATATGGTGAATTACTTTTCTCACGTCTCTACTGGTGGCGGAGCAGCCTTGAAATTTCTCGAAGGTGAAAAGCTGCCTGGAATTGACGCCCTTCCTAAAATAATGTAG
- a CDS encoding prepilin-type N-terminal cleavage/methylation domain-containing protein has translation MRKKGGFTLTELLVVIVIASMIAIAVIYALSSGGKSFVKNQEIDNISISVPNILYGMSREIREAGYINLQISPGTTVNANVVCAQGSSGYISFNLDVPNSGNPDGTGAYSVVKYQLQNGNLSRCVNSTSCSVINPPNVVFTVFSPVLGSVNSSANFVPNQVDSSGNYNVVQIVITANLKSSNNSYTFTKEVKLRNVQ, from the coding sequence ATGAGGAAAAAGGGTGGCTTTACTCTTACCGAGCTCTTGGTGGTTATAGTAATAGCATCGATGATAGCTATTGCTGTAATATATGCTCTTTCAAGCGGCGGCAAATCCTTTGTTAAAAATCAGGAGATAGACAACATATCTATTAGCGTTCCAAATATTCTTTATGGTATGTCAAGGGAGATTAGAGAAGCTGGATATATAAATCTTCAGATAAGCCCTGGCACTACCGTAAATGCAAATGTGGTCTGCGCTCAGGGCAGCTCTGGCTACATATCGTTTAATCTGGATGTGCCCAATTCAGGAAATCCCGATGGGACTGGCGCATATAGTGTAGTGAAATATCAATTGCAAAATGGAAACCTGTCAAGGTGTGTGAATAGCACAAGCTGTTCAGTTATCAACCCTCCAAATGTGGTCTTTACGGTATTCTCTCCTGTATTGGGTTCGGTAAATTCAAGCGCTAATTTTGTCCCAAATCAGGTGGACTCCTCTGGAAACTATAACGTGGTCCAGATTGTTATAACTGCGAATTTAAAATCGAGCAATAATTCTTATACTTTTACAAAGGAAGTGAAGCTCAGAAATGTTCAGTAA
- the fbp gene encoding class 1 fructose-bisphosphatase produces the protein MKIEKGIDLSRFILEEEKRYSKASGALSRILISIENATKIISSHIRKAGIVDVLGKVGRINVQGEEVQKLDELANNWLVEHLASTGDFFAVVSEEMEKAYFPENGKDGKYVISLDPLDGSSNVDVNISVGTIFSIYKRISDDDTSFLQEGRKQVAAGYVIYGSSTMMVYSTGNGVNGFTLDPGVGSYILSHPDIKIPVKGKIYAFNESNYKRWSDGLRNYVDTVKEKGYAQRYVATMVADVHRTLLKGGIFAYPADSTNKNGKIRLLYEANPLGFLVEQSGGIASNGITRILDVKPEYLHQRTPIFMGSKADMEEFLEITKEG, from the coding sequence ATGAAAATAGAAAAGGGAATAGATCTGAGCAGATTTATACTTGAGGAAGAGAAAAGATATTCTAAGGCATCAGGGGCTCTATCGCGCATACTTATCTCAATAGAGAATGCGACCAAGATAATATCATCTCATATTAGAAAAGCTGGAATTGTGGACGTTCTGGGCAAAGTAGGCAGGATAAACGTTCAGGGTGAAGAGGTCCAAAAATTAGATGAGCTGGCAAACAACTGGCTGGTGGAACACCTTGCCTCTACTGGCGACTTCTTTGCTGTGGTATCAGAAGAGATGGAAAAGGCCTATTTCCCTGAGAATGGGAAGGATGGAAAATACGTTATCAGTCTTGACCCTTTGGACGGGTCATCCAATGTGGACGTGAATATAAGCGTGGGCACGATATTTTCAATTTACAAGAGAATATCTGACGATGACACTTCATTTCTCCAGGAAGGCAGAAAACAGGTGGCTGCGGGCTACGTAATTTACGGCTCATCAACTATGATGGTATATTCCACAGGGAACGGCGTAAACGGTTTTACCTTAGATCCTGGTGTGGGCTCATATATTCTGTCTCATCCTGACATAAAGATACCTGTAAAAGGCAAGATATATGCCTTCAACGAGTCAAATTACAAAAGATGGTCAGACGGCTTAAGAAACTATGTGGACACTGTAAAAGAAAAAGGGTATGCGCAAAGATATGTGGCTACAATGGTAGCAGACGTTCACAGAACTCTTTTAAAGGGCGGAATATTCGCATATCCAGCGGATAGCACAAATAAAAATGGAAAAATAAGGCTGCTCTATGAAGCCAACCCATTGGGATTTTTGGTGGAGCAATCGGGCGGCATTGCCAGCAATGGCATCACCAGAATTTTAGATGTGAAGCCAGAGTATCTTCACCAAAGAACGCCTATCTTTATGGGCAGCAAGGCCGATATGGAAGAATTTCTGGAGATAACTAAAGAAGGGTAA
- a CDS encoding DUF255 domain-containing protein, with amino-acid sequence MNKLSNVDSEFLSLHKDDLVNWYPWSKECFEKAKNEDKPILLISCALWCEECHQIANELFLDPNVAEFLNKNFVSVLVDRDEHPEVDRRYQEGISVIMKDSGWPLIVFLTPEGRAFYGFVYRKTNEEIGFKDILDRVLGMFKEAREKIEELSKNNEELIQKHFHTEPMGIDNNIIHFSVMEVLENWDDVSGSIALDQKFYFPSLFETMVSQYIYEAQDDTKEEIKKAILLVLRSMAKGGIHDKEEGGFFRCSADDMWKCTREEKTTVDNAELFRLYSKAFRTFVSADLKDTINQFKKYFSANESEEGGFYASNSKINGKKFVDRTIYTDVNSLVIEAFCEGYHATSDKYFLDSAIKTADMLLSARLESSQLLRSKNKPGILPDYAYFGYSLLKLFDLTREEKYLNSAKKVIDMALNKFWNRGKSGFFEVKSETGLYDQVEYLLDMPTSAPGPYIFMGMMELLRNFPEEIKYEYFLEEYAKKIMGSVDKNPIHSGSALRALDALINHPIERDEVIDVKNQIFN; translated from the coding sequence ATGAATAAGCTCTCAAATGTAGATAGCGAATTTCTAAGCTTACATAAAGACGATCTTGTTAACTGGTACCCATGGTCAAAGGAATGCTTTGAAAAGGCTAAAAATGAGGATAAGCCAATCCTTCTTATTTCCTGTGCCCTTTGGTGCGAAGAGTGCCACCAGATAGCAAATGAGTTATTTCTTGATCCAAACGTTGCAGAATTTCTAAATAAAAATTTCGTTTCTGTGCTTGTAGACAGAGATGAACACCCGGAGGTAGACAGGCGCTATCAAGAAGGCATATCGGTAATTATGAAAGATTCTGGATGGCCGCTGATAGTATTCCTCACTCCCGAAGGAAGAGCTTTCTACGGTTTTGTTTATAGAAAAACTAATGAGGAAATTGGATTCAAAGATATACTTGACAGGGTATTGGGGATGTTCAAAGAGGCAAGAGAAAAGATAGAAGAGCTTTCAAAAAACAACGAGGAATTGATCCAAAAACACTTTCATACCGAACCAATGGGAATTGATAATAACATAATACACTTTTCTGTAATGGAAGTGCTTGAAAATTGGGATGATGTTTCGGGCAGCATAGCTTTAGACCAGAAATTTTATTTCCCATCCCTATTTGAAACAATGGTAAGTCAATATATTTACGAAGCTCAAGATGATACAAAGGAAGAGATTAAAAAGGCTATTTTGCTTGTTCTGAGAAGCATGGCAAAAGGCGGAATTCACGACAAAGAAGAGGGCGGCTTCTTCAGGTGTTCGGCCGATGATATGTGGAAGTGCACAAGAGAAGAAAAGACCACTGTCGATAACGCCGAGTTATTTAGATTGTATTCCAAGGCATTTAGAACCTTTGTTAGCGCAGACTTAAAGGATACGATAAATCAATTTAAAAAATATTTTTCAGCAAATGAATCTGAAGAGGGCGGCTTCTACGCTTCCAATTCAAAGATAAATGGCAAAAAATTTGTAGACAGAACTATATATACCGATGTAAACTCTCTTGTAATAGAGGCATTTTGTGAAGGCTATCATGCCACATCGGACAAATATTTCTTGGACAGCGCAATAAAAACTGCAGATATGTTGCTCTCTGCCAGACTTGAAAGCTCACAACTCCTAAGGTCAAAAAACAAACCGGGCATATTGCCTGATTATGCATACTTTGGCTACAGCCTGCTGAAATTATTCGACCTAACCAGGGAAGAGAAATATCTTAACTCAGCAAAGAAGGTTATAGACATGGCACTGAATAAATTCTGGAATAGAGGAAAAAGTGGCTTTTTCGAGGTTAAAAGCGAAACTGGCTTATACGATCAGGTCGAGTATCTCTTAGATATGCCCACATCAGCACCAGGGCCATATATCTTTATGGGCATGATGGAACTTTTGAGAAATTTCCCTGAGGAAATAAAATATGAATACTTCCTTGAAGAGTACGCGAAGAAAATAATGGGCTCAGTAGATAAAAACCCGATTCACAGCGGCTCTGCATTGAGAGCCCTTGATGCCTTGATAAATCATCCAATAGAAAGAGATGAAGTTATAGACGTTAAGAATCAGATATTTAACTAA
- the gap gene encoding type I glyceraldehyde-3-phosphate dehydrogenase, which translates to MRIAINGFGRIGRLVTRIASDERDIDVVAINSSKNTAMLANLLKHDSVYRSFDKEVAYDSESLYINNKRILIFEERADITRLPWKDLGIEAVVESTGKFTKRDDAYKHVVAGCKKVLISAPSKDAEVMVVYGVNHKDISPSHEVISAASCTTNCLAPVCKVLNDEFGIEKGTMTTVHAYTSDQRLLDGTHKKDPRRARAAAINMIPTSTGAARAIGKIFPELEGQLDGISLRVPVPTASIIDLSVNLRNSPEISDIKEAFKSYSEGSMRGILHYSEEPLVSSDIIGSRYSSIVDGQLISKIQDIYKIFSWYDNEFGYASRIVDLTKFISGGCDPCDRV; encoded by the coding sequence ATGAGAATAGCAATTAACGGTTTTGGAAGAATTGGACGTTTGGTTACCAGAATTGCAAGCGATGAGAGAGATATTGACGTAGTGGCGATAAACAGTTCGAAAAATACCGCTATGTTGGCCAATTTATTAAAGCATGACTCTGTATATAGATCTTTTGACAAGGAAGTAGCTTATGATAGCGAGTCTCTGTATATAAACAACAAGAGAATTCTCATTTTTGAAGAAAGAGCTGACATTACCAGACTCCCCTGGAAAGATCTGGGGATTGAGGCGGTAGTAGAGTCGACCGGTAAATTTACTAAAAGAGATGATGCGTACAAGCACGTTGTTGCAGGATGCAAAAAGGTACTTATTAGTGCTCCAAGCAAAGATGCAGAAGTTATGGTGGTATACGGGGTAAATCATAAAGATATATCCCCTTCTCACGAGGTCATTTCGGCAGCGTCTTGCACGACCAATTGCCTGGCGCCTGTTTGTAAAGTTTTAAACGATGAGTTTGGAATTGAAAAGGGGACAATGACTACAGTTCACGCGTACACGTCCGATCAAAGGCTGTTGGACGGCACGCACAAAAAAGATCCAAGAAGGGCAAGGGCTGCTGCTATAAATATGATTCCCACTTCTACAGGAGCTGCAAGGGCTATTGGAAAGATATTTCCAGAGCTTGAAGGCCAGTTGGACGGCATATCCCTGAGAGTGCCTGTTCCGACGGCTTCCATAATAGATCTATCTGTGAATCTTAGAAATAGTCCTGAGATCTCAGACATAAAAGAAGCCTTCAAAAGTTATTCCGAAGGCTCAATGAGAGGCATTTTGCATTATTCAGAAGAGCCCTTGGTTTCAAGCGATATTATAGGCAGCAGATATTCTTCTATTGTAGACGGACAATTGATATCAAAAATTCAAGATATTTACAAGATATTTTCCTGGTATGACAATGAATTTGGCTATGCCAGCAGAATTGTCGACCTGACAAAGTTTATATCGGGAGGGTGTGATCCATGTGACAGGGTTTGA
- a CDS encoding ribulose-phosphate 3-epimerase: MLISGSILSADFLNFEDNIRKLEPYADAWHVDVMDGHYVPNISFGPQFAAFLAKCSKLPASVHLMVKEPEKFVSLIPKTVQEVTFHQEATVSPVRFCTMLKEMGFLPGVSIGPGVHESSILEILPFVHHVLFMSVEPGFGGQTFIEPVFEKIRRLIGLYPNRSFEIWVDGGVDMFWGEKLKEIGVDLAVMGSAFFKAKDPNEFRRLRT, encoded by the coding sequence ATGTTAATATCTGGATCTATACTGTCAGCAGACTTTTTAAATTTTGAAGATAATATAAGAAAATTAGAGCCATACGCTGACGCTTGGCATGTGGACGTTATGGATGGTCACTATGTGCCCAATATATCTTTTGGACCGCAGTTCGCTGCCTTTTTGGCTAAGTGCTCGAAGCTGCCCGCGTCTGTACACCTAATGGTAAAAGAGCCAGAAAAATTTGTAAGTCTAATCCCGAAAACAGTACAAGAGGTCACATTTCACCAAGAGGCCACCGTTTCTCCGGTAAGATTTTGTACAATGCTCAAGGAGATGGGCTTCTTGCCCGGGGTTAGCATTGGACCTGGAGTGCACGAGAGTTCCATACTGGAAATATTGCCGTTTGTACACCACGTTCTCTTTATGAGCGTGGAGCCTGGATTCGGGGGGCAGACCTTTATAGAACCAGTATTCGAAAAGATAAGGAGGCTAATTGGACTGTACCCGAATAGAAGTTTTGAGATTTGGGTTGATGGTGGGGTGGATATGTTCTGGGGAGAGAAGCTAAAGGAAATTGGTGTAGATTTGGCTGTGATGGGCAGTGCATTTTTCAAGGCAAAAGACCCCAACGAGTTCAGAAGGCTTAGGACATAG
- a CDS encoding prepilin-type N-terminal cleavage/methylation domain-containing protein, with translation MFCSLKKNKRGFTLIELMVAAVLLTFGLMTLAMSLFGSIRAQEAAAQQTNAQGLVNQKLAQLSAMANLQNSSDVAVGWNALLAQNGVTEIVKINHSLNGKRTTTVSDNSSGTQYEYAAVTISVSWNCGKPGGALCQVQGFERIDKPQAVSP, from the coding sequence ATGTTTTGTAGCTTAAAAAAGAATAAAAGGGGCTTCACACTAATAGAGCTGATGGTGGCGGCTGTTCTTCTTACCTTTGGCCTTATGACTCTTGCAATGTCTTTGTTTGGATCTATAAGAGCTCAAGAGGCAGCGGCTCAGCAAACAAATGCTCAAGGGCTGGTGAACCAAAAGTTAGCTCAACTATCAGCTATGGCAAATCTTCAAAATAGCTCCGATGTGGCCGTTGGTTGGAATGCCCTCCTGGCTCAAAATGGAGTGACAGAAATAGTAAAGATAAATCATTCCCTTAATGGAAAAAGAACCACTACTGTTTCGGATAATAGTTCGGGCACACAGTATGAATATGCTGCTGTAACTATTAGCGTTAGCTGGAATTGCGGCAAGCCTGGAGGGGCGCTTTGCCAGGTCCAGGGATTTGAGCGTATTGACAAGCCTCAGGCAGTTTCACCGTGA
- a CDS encoding MTH938/NDUFAF3 family protein, with product MIDYYKFGSIKINGTEYEKDLVFTKDEVLVYPWWRKEGHAFSLADIENILNRVENVTHIICGTGAYGMVRVEDDLIRYFKGVKKEVLLYDTKKAADKFNEFVSDGMAPLALFHLTC from the coding sequence GTGATAGATTATTATAAATTTGGATCTATAAAGATAAATGGAACAGAGTATGAAAAAGATCTGGTCTTTACAAAGGATGAGGTACTCGTTTATCCGTGGTGGAGGAAAGAAGGACATGCCTTCTCTCTTGCTGACATCGAAAACATATTGAATAGGGTAGAAAATGTTACACATATAATATGTGGGACGGGCGCATATGGTATGGTAAGGGTTGAAGATGATCTGATCAGATATTTTAAGGGTGTAAAAAAAGAAGTTTTGTTATATGATACGAAGAAAGCTGCCGATAAGTTTAACGAGTTTGTGAGTGATGGGATGGCGCCCCTGGCACTCTTTCACCTTACGTGCTGA